Proteins from one Desulfonema limicola genomic window:
- the brxL gene encoding protease Lon-related BREX system protein BrxL gives METESNTKNNIDDLLNEHFAGRVVRKDLTKLLKEGANVPVYVLEYLLGMYCASDDNEIIKEGLKTVKNILAENYVRPDEAEKIKSKIKELGSYKIIDKITVKLNEKKDIYESLLSNLGVKGIEISSKNVKDYEKLLVGGIWCIINLNYIYDEASKSSPFHITELKPIQMPNLDLNSVFKGRRAFTENQWVDVLLRSTGLEPAHFDKRVKWHLISRLIPLIENNYNICELGPRGTGKSHIYKEISPNSILVSGGQTTVANLFYNMNTRKVGLVGLWDVVAFDEVAGIKFKEKDGVQIMKDYMASGSFSRGRDMIGANSAMVFVGNINQSVDVLVKTSHLFAPFPEEMIDSAFFDRMHCYIPGWEIPKMRPEFLTNQYGLIVDFLAEFLREMRKRSFADAIDQYFKIGNNLNQRDVIAVRKTVSGLLKLLYPSEDYDKDAVERCLVYALESRRRVKEQLKKIGGMEFYDVHFSYIDNETLEEKFVGVPEHGGGSLIPEEPVNPGTMHTIVSGTTGHLGLYRLELQVVSGTGKLSVSGSGANNKTREAIKIAFDYFKANISRVSSLSKAGDHDFHLHIVEIHNTGPAAALTLCSFIAFCSGLMGKPVQGQMVCLGDMSLGGNIIPTSNLAETLQAAFDSGAKRILMPASSVGDIPTIPGELFAKFQTSFYSDPVDAAFKALGVK, from the coding sequence CCAAAAACAATATAGATGATCTGCTCAATGAGCATTTTGCAGGTCGTGTAGTGCGTAAAGACCTGACAAAATTATTAAAGGAAGGGGCAAATGTTCCTGTTTACGTGCTTGAATACCTGCTGGGCATGTATTGTGCATCAGATGACAATGAAATTATTAAGGAAGGTCTGAAAACCGTTAAAAACATACTGGCAGAAAATTATGTCCGTCCTGATGAAGCTGAAAAGATCAAATCCAAGATCAAAGAGCTTGGCAGCTATAAGATAATAGACAAGATAACAGTTAAATTAAATGAAAAAAAAGACATATACGAATCCCTGCTGTCAAACCTCGGGGTAAAGGGAATTGAGATTTCCAGCAAAAATGTCAAAGATTATGAAAAGCTGCTTGTCGGAGGTATCTGGTGTATTATCAACCTGAATTATATTTATGATGAAGCATCAAAAAGCTCGCCGTTTCACATTACCGAATTAAAACCCATCCAGATGCCGAACCTTGATCTTAACAGTGTTTTTAAAGGGCGCAGGGCATTTACAGAAAATCAATGGGTTGATGTACTTCTTCGATCAACCGGGCTTGAACCGGCGCATTTTGATAAAAGGGTTAAATGGCATCTTATTTCAAGGCTGATACCTCTTATTGAAAACAATTACAATATCTGTGAACTGGGACCCAGGGGAACAGGCAAAAGCCATATTTATAAGGAAATCAGCCCTAACTCCATACTTGTTTCAGGGGGGCAGACAACTGTTGCCAATCTTTTTTATAACATGAACACACGAAAAGTAGGACTGGTCGGCCTCTGGGATGTGGTTGCATTTGATGAAGTGGCAGGGATTAAGTTTAAAGAAAAAGACGGTGTGCAGATCATGAAGGATTACATGGCATCCGGTTCCTTTTCCAGGGGACGTGACATGATCGGTGCAAATTCTGCAATGGTTTTTGTAGGCAACATTAACCAGAGTGTTGATGTTCTGGTAAAAACATCCCATCTGTTTGCCCCTTTTCCTGAAGAAATGATAGATTCAGCCTTTTTTGACCGGATGCACTGCTATATCCCGGGCTGGGAAATTCCAAAAATGCGTCCTGAATTTTTAACAAATCAATACGGTTTGATCGTGGACTTTCTGGCTGAATTCCTTAGGGAGATGCGTAAAAGAAGTTTTGCCGATGCAATAGATCAATATTTTAAAATCGGCAACAACCTGAATCAGCGGGATGTCATTGCTGTAAGAAAAACAGTATCCGGGTTGTTAAAACTGCTGTATCCCAGCGAAGATTATGATAAAGATGCTGTTGAACGCTGCCTGGTATATGCGCTTGAATCCCGGAGACGTGTAAAAGAGCAGTTAAAAAAAATCGGGGGAATGGAGTTTTATGATGTCCATTTCAGCTATATTGACAATGAAACCCTTGAAGAAAAATTTGTCGGCGTTCCTGAGCATGGGGGCGGTTCTCTTATACCCGAAGAACCTGTGAACCCTGGCACAATGCATACGATTGTTTCAGGTACAACCGGGCATTTAGGCTTGTACAGGCTGGAACTTCAGGTTGTCAGCGGAACAGGTAAATTATCAGTATCTGGTTCAGGAGCCAATAATAAAACCAGGGAAGCCATTAAAATAGCCTTTGATTATTTCAAAGCAAATATTTCAAGAGTAAGCTCTTTGAGCAAAGCAGGAGATCATGATTTTCACCTTCATATAGTTGAAATTCACAATACAGGACCAGCCGCTGCATTAACATTATGCAGCTTCATAGCATTTTGTTCAGGGTTAATGGGAAAGCCTGTTCAGGGTCAAATGGTGTGTCTCGGAGATATGAGCCTTGGAGGGAATATAATTCCCACATCAAATCTGGCTGAAACATTGCAGGCTGCATTTGATTCAGGAGCCAAAAGAATATTAATGCCAGCCAGCAGCGTTGGAGATATTCCGACAATTCCGGGAGAATTATTTGCAAAGTTCCAGACCAGCTTTTATTCAGACCCCGTAGATGCAGCATTTAAAGCATTGGGAGTGAAATAG
- a CDS encoding ATP-binding protein, whose product MSHEIRTPMNAVVNMTRLLLDTPLNRKQLDFAETAMTSSEILLSVINDILDFSKIEAGKLELESTDFNLTDIVSSVVKIMEIKAAEKGIRLKYRIDEDVHPYLTGDPARLRQILLNFLNNALKFTRNGSIDIHAGSENQTETHITLKFSVTDTGIGISREHKDRLFKPFSQADASTSRKYGGTGLGLIISKQLAELMHGDAGVESEEGRGSTFWFTAVFDKIESLTAIQNSQDSEVLETSHACSSCFRILLAEDNTINQLVALAILEQYGFSADIADNGCEAVEALKKTPYDLVLMDMQMPGTDGIEAARIIRDPESGVINPDIPIVAMTANATTEARKKCFDAGMNDYISKPVDPNQLLSVISKFLPVSVKAETGNKPETPCDVPVSEIFNYQEFRNRMSGMDQSVLINCIKQLTKNLSREIEKLDSALNEKNAANIRLYAHSIRGMCANASADKISETAHQIEIMGEQGNTEIDGLLKELKEEYETLVSFISDMFPGIFIPEDDPEIDEKEEIFTEQAKAKLPELISCLENEIIPQWDQIMDVFFLDDIIEFTEKLNHIAEKYQAGILANYSRKLHKAAQDYDFEKITDNFSRFPELIDKIKKI is encoded by the coding sequence ATGAGCCATGAAATCCGCACCCCCATGAATGCAGTTGTGAATATGACACGTCTTTTGCTGGATACTCCCCTGAACAGGAAACAATTGGATTTTGCAGAAACTGCCATGACTTCTTCCGAGATACTTCTTTCCGTCATCAATGACATCCTGGATTTTTCCAAAATCGAGGCCGGAAAGCTGGAACTGGAAAGCACGGATTTCAACCTGACAGATATTGTCAGTTCTGTTGTAAAAATAATGGAAATAAAAGCCGCAGAAAAGGGAATCCGGCTGAAATACAGGATTGATGAGGATGTGCATCCTTATCTTACAGGTGATCCGGCAAGACTTCGTCAGATTCTCCTTAATTTTTTAAATAATGCCTTAAAATTTACCCGTAATGGAAGCATAGATATCCATGCAGGTTCTGAAAACCAGACAGAAACGCATATTACACTGAAATTTTCCGTAACAGATACAGGCATTGGAATTTCCCGGGAACATAAAGACCGGCTGTTCAAACCTTTTTCCCAGGCTGATGCCTCCACTAGCAGGAAGTACGGGGGCACAGGTCTGGGGCTGATAATTTCAAAACAGCTTGCAGAACTCATGCACGGGGATGCAGGGGTTGAAAGCGAGGAGGGCAGGGGATCAACATTCTGGTTTACCGCAGTTTTTGATAAAATTGAATCTTTAACTGCCATCCAAAATTCCCAGGATTCCGAAGTGTTGGAAACTTCCCATGCCTGCAGCTCCTGTTTCCGCATACTTTTGGCAGAAGATAACACCATAAATCAGCTTGTGGCACTGGCAATACTTGAACAATACGGATTTTCAGCAGATATTGCAGACAACGGCTGTGAGGCAGTGGAAGCACTGAAAAAAACACCTTATGATCTTGTGCTGATGGATATGCAGATGCCCGGAACAGACGGGATTGAAGCTGCACGCATTATCCGCGATCCAGAGTCAGGGGTAATCAACCCTGATATTCCCATTGTAGCCATGACGGCAAACGCTACCACCGAAGCCCGTAAAAAATGTTTTGATGCAGGCATGAATGATTATATTTCAAAACCAGTGGATCCGAATCAGTTATTGTCTGTTATCAGTAAATTTCTCCCGGTATCTGTGAAAGCAGAAACAGGAAATAAACCAGAAACGCCCTGTGATGTGCCGGTATCTGAAATCTTTAATTACCAGGAATTCAGGAACCGGATGAGCGGGATGGACCAGTCGGTTTTAATAAACTGCATAAAACAGCTTACTAAAAATCTATCCAGAGAAATTGAAAAATTAGATTCAGCCCTGAATGAAAAAAATGCAGCAAACATAAGGCTGTACGCTCATTCAATCAGAGGAATGTGCGCCAATGCCTCAGCAGATAAAATATCAGAAACTGCACATCAGATTGAAATTATGGGAGAGCAGGGCAATACAGAAATTGACGGTCTTTTAAAAGAATTAAAAGAGGAATATGAAACCCTTGTGTCTTTTATTTCAGACATGTTTCCTGGTATTTTTATTCCCGAAGATGATCCCGAAATTGATGAAAAAGAGGAAATTTTTACAGAACAGGCAAAAGCAAAACTGCCTGAACTTATCTCCTGCCTGGAAAATGAAATAATTCCCCAATGGGATCAAATCATGGATGTATTTTTTCTTGATGATATAATTGAATTTACAGAAAAACTAAACCATATAGCAGAAAAATATCAGGCAGGTATTCTTGCAAATTACAGCCGGAAACTTCACAAGGCAGCCCAGGATTATGACTTTGAGAAAATAACAGATAATTTTTCCAGGTTTCCAGAGCTGATTGACAAAATAAAAAAAATCTGA